A stretch of Helicobacter pylori oki112 DNA encodes these proteins:
- the lepA gene encoding translation elongation factor 4, with protein MKNIRNFSIIAHIDHGKSTLADCLISECNAISNREMKSQVMDTMDIEKERGITIKAQSVRLNYTFKGEDYVLNLIDTPGHVDFSYEVSRSLCSCEGALLVVDATQGVEAQTIANTYIALDNNLEILPVINKIDLPNANVLEVKQDIEDTIGIDCFNANEVSAKAKLGIKDLLEKIITTIPAPSGDFNAPLKALIYDSWFDNYLGALALVRIMDGSINTEQEILVMGTGKKHGVLGLYYPNPLKKIPTKSLECGEIGIVSLGLKSVTDIAVGDTLTDAKNPTPKPIEGFMPAKPFVFAGLYPIETDRFEDLREALLKLQLNDCALNFEPESSVALGFGFRVGFLGLLHMEVIKERLEREFGLNLIATAPTVVYEVHLTDNSIKYVQNPSELPPENHIACIKEPFVRATIITPSEFLGNLMQLLNNKRGIQEKMEYLNQSRVMLTYSLPSNEIVMDFYDKLKSCTKGYASFDYEPIENREAHLVKLDVRVAGDVVDALSIIIDKNKAYEKGRALVETMKELIPRQLFEVAIQASVGNKIIARETIKSVGKNVTAKCYGGDITRKRKLLEKQKEGKKRMKAIGKVELPQEAFLAILKID; from the coding sequence ATGAAAAATATCCGCAATTTTTCCATTATCGCTCACATTGACCATGGTAAAAGCACTTTAGCGGATTGTTTGATTTCTGAATGCAACGCTATCAGTAACAGAGAAATGAAGAGCCAAGTGATGGACACTATGGATATTGAAAAAGAAAGGGGCATTACGATTAAGGCTCAAAGCGTGCGCCTGAATTACACTTTTAAGGGGGAGGATTATGTTTTAAACCTCATTGACACCCCAGGGCATGTGGATTTTAGCTATGAAGTGTCTCGCTCTTTGTGTTCATGCGAAGGGGCGTTATTAGTGGTAGATGCCACTCAAGGCGTGGAAGCACAAACCATCGCCAACACTTATATCGCTTTAGATAACAATTTAGAAATTTTACCGGTGATCAATAAAATTGATTTGCCTAATGCGAATGTTTTAGAAGTCAAACAGGATATAGAAGACACGATAGGGATTGATTGTTTTAACGCTAATGAAGTGAGCGCTAAAGCTAAGCTTGGCATTAAAGATTTGTTAGAAAAAATCATTACGACCATTCCTGCCCCTAGCGGTGATTTTAACGCTCCCTTAAAAGCGCTCATTTATGATTCATGGTTTGACAATTATTTGGGGGCGCTAGCGTTAGTGCGTATCATGGATGGGAGCATCAACACCGAGCAAGAAATTTTAGTGATGGGGACGGGTAAAAAACACGGCGTTTTAGGGCTATACTACCCTAACCCTTTGAAAAAAATCCCTACTAAAAGTTTAGAATGCGGTGAGATTGGCATTGTGAGTTTAGGGCTAAAAAGCGTTACGGATATTGCGGTAGGCGACACGCTCACAGACGCTAAAAACCCTACCCCTAAACCCATTGAAGGCTTTATGCCGGCTAAACCCTTTGTTTTTGCGGGGCTTTACCCTATAGAAACGGACAGGTTTGAAGATTTAAGAGAAGCGTTATTGAAACTCCAGCTTAACGATTGCGCTTTAAATTTTGAGCCTGAAAGCTCTGTGGCGCTTGGCTTTGGCTTTAGGGTGGGCTTTTTAGGGCTATTGCACATGGAAGTGATTAAAGAAAGGCTAGAAAGGGAATTTGGCCTTAACCTCATCGCTACCGCTCCCACGGTGGTGTATGAAGTGCATTTAACGGATAATAGCATCAAATATGTCCAAAACCCTAGCGAATTGCCCCCTGAAAACCATATCGCTTGCATCAAAGAGCCTTTTGTGAGGGCGACAATCATCACGCCGAGTGAATTTTTGGGTAATTTAATGCAGCTATTGAACAATAAAAGAGGCATTCAAGAAAAAATGGAATATTTGAACCAATCTCGTGTCATGCTCACTTATTCCTTGCCGAGCAACGAAATTGTGATGGATTTTTATGACAAGCTCAAATCTTGCACTAAAGGGTATGCGAGCTTTGATTATGAGCCGATAGAAAACAGAGAAGCCCATTTAGTGAAGTTAGATGTGAGGGTGGCAGGCGATGTGGTGGATGCGCTTTCTATCATTATAGATAAAAACAAGGCGTATGAAAAGGGGCGAGCCTTAGTGGAAACGATGAAAGAGCTTATCCCAAGACAGCTTTTTGAAGTCGCTATCCAAGCGAGCGTGGGGAATAAAATCATCGCCAGAGAGACGATTAAATCTGTCGGTAAGAATGTAACGGCTAAGTGCTATGGGGGCGATATTACACGAAAAAGAAAACTCTTAGAAAAGCAAAAAGAGGGCAAGAAACGCATGAAAGCTATCGGTAAGGTGGAGCTTCCCCAAGAAGCGTTTTTAGCGATATTAAAGATTGATTAG
- a CDS encoding DNA cytosine methyltransferase — translation MKVGSLFAGIGGFECAFLQAGFEIGWANELDKDACNTYRANFKHKLLEQDIKDLNPNELEDVGLISAGFPCQAFSIAGLQKGLNDERGAIVMEMFRIIQAKKPQVLLLENVKNLVSHNKGETLKFILETLKNLGYFVHYKILNTYEYSTIPQNRERVYIIGFLDKNHYKRFHFPLKINHTQSIKDLLEIKVGEEFYYKQYRFYETLKKEITKRDTCYQWRRHYVRENKNNLCPTLTANMGTGGHNVPLVLDEQGIRKLTPKECLNFQGFAKDYVLPNTTKSKLYKQIGNSVSVPVIKALALEIKKVVYG, via the coding sequence ATGAAAGTAGGCTCACTTTTTGCTGGGATTGGAGGGTTTGAATGCGCGTTTTTGCAAGCGGGCTTTGAAATTGGTTGGGCGAATGAATTGGACAAAGACGCATGCAACACTTATAGGGCTAATTTCAAACACAAGCTTTTAGAACAAGATATTAAAGATTTAAACCCCAATGAATTAGAAGATGTTGGGTTGATAAGTGCGGGGTTTCCTTGTCAAGCGTTCAGCATTGCCGGGTTGCAAAAAGGGCTTAATGATGAAAGAGGAGCGATTGTTATGGAAATGTTTCGCATCATTCAAGCCAAAAAACCTCAAGTTTTGTTATTAGAAAATGTAAAAAATTTAGTGAGCCATAATAAGGGGGAAACCTTAAAGTTTATTTTAGAAACTTTAAAAAACTTAGGCTATTTTGTCCATTATAAAATACTAAACACTTATGAATATTCTACTATACCACAAAATAGAGAGCGGGTTTATATTATAGGATTTTTAGATAAAAACCATTACAAGCGCTTTCATTTTCCTTTAAAAATCAATCACACGCAAAGCATTAAGGATTTGTTAGAAATAAAAGTGGGTGAGGAATTTTATTACAAGCAATATCGTTTTTATGAGACTTTAAAAAAAGAAATCACCAAAAGAGACACTTGCTACCAATGGCGTAGGCATTATGTGAGAGAAAATAAAAACAATCTTTGCCCCACTCTTACAGCCAACATGGGGACAGGAGGGCATAATGTGCCTTTAGTTTTAGATGAGCAAGGCATAAGAAAACTCACGCCTAAAGAATGTCTGAATTTTCAAGGTTTCGCTAAAGATTATGTTTTACCTAATACCACTAAAAGCAAACTTTATAAGCAAATTGGTAATTCTGTGAGTGTGCCTGTGATTAAAGCTTTAGCATTAGAAATTAAAAAGGTTGTTTATGGATAA
- a CDS encoding group I intron-associated PD-(D/E)XK endonuclease, with amino-acid sequence MNGNADELIAIGRVIKAGFPCSRVDVTNAKYDAIVDLGGKQKLLRIQIKGTGGDTLNFTGGYRSGVQIDRNAPKRTYKYTKKDCDLILGIDTRTSECYIIPIEDIQEWGNTKSLSQLQHYKENWQILIDLALE; translated from the coding sequence ATGAATGGCAACGCTGATGAACTCATTGCTATAGGAAGGGTGATTAAAGCAGGATTTCCTTGCAGTAGAGTGGATGTTACAAACGCTAAATACGATGCTATTGTGGATCTAGGGGGAAAGCAGAAATTATTGAGGATACAGATTAAAGGCACAGGGGGAGATACTTTGAATTTTACAGGGGGCTATAGGAGTGGGGTTCAAATTGATAGGAATGCCCCCAAACGCACTTACAAATACACCAAAAAAGATTGCGATTTGATTTTAGGGATAGACACTCGCACGAGCGAATGCTATATTATCCCTATTGAAGACATACAAGAATGGGGCAATACAAAGAGTTTGTCGCAACTCCAACACTATAAAGAGAATTGGCAAATTTTGATTGACTTGGCGTTGGAGTAA
- a CDS encoding flagellar hook-basal body protein codes for MQNGYYAATGAMATQFNRLDLTSNNLANLNTNGFKRDDAITGDFLRLYQQYREQLPLEDQTKASAKYLNRNLNRVPILSEIYTDRSLGAFEGTNNPLDFALTSPNLYFAIQTDEGVAYTRDGHFSVDKDGSLVTLNGFRVLSRSGLNEKGGIMLMPDAEIEVDQNGGITFRDNEAQIQAGALALVSFSEPKNLKKIGQNLYTYQGEGVHQVSDSGALRQYMLEKSNVNAVREMSALIEINRFLDMYSKVLKTHQDDMNAEAINKLATKA; via the coding sequence ATGCAAAATGGGTATTATGCGGCCACTGGGGCTATGGCGACACAATTTAACCGCTTGGATTTAACCTCTAATAATTTAGCTAATTTAAACACCAATGGCTTTAAAAGAGACGATGCGATTACAGGCGATTTTTTAAGGCTTTACCAACAATACCGAGAGCAACTGCCCTTAGAGGATCAAACCAAAGCGAGCGCGAAGTATTTAAACCGCAATCTCAATCGTGTGCCTATTTTATCAGAAATCTATACGGATAGGAGTCTTGGCGCGTTTGAAGGGACGAATAACCCCCTAGATTTTGCCCTAACAAGCCCTAACCTCTATTTTGCGATACAAACTGATGAGGGCGTCGCTTATACCAGAGACGGGCATTTTAGCGTGGATAAAGACGGCTCTTTAGTTACTCTTAATGGCTTTAGGGTGCTTTCACGCTCTGGCTTGAACGAAAAAGGAGGGATCATGCTCATGCCTGACGCTGAAATTGAAGTGGATCAAAATGGCGGAATCACTTTTAGGGATAATGAAGCCCAAATTCAAGCGGGTGCGTTAGCTTTAGTGAGTTTTAGCGAACCTAAAAACCTTAAAAAAATAGGGCAAAACCTTTATACTTATCAGGGCGAAGGCGTCCATCAAGTCTCTGACTCTGGCGCGTTAAGGCAATACATGCTAGAAAAAAGCAATGTCAATGCGGTGCGTGAAATGAGTGCTTTGATTGAAATCAACCGCTTTTTGGACATGTATTCTAAAGTGTTAAAAACCCACCAAGACGACATGAACGCCGAAGCGATCAACAAACTCGCTACAAAAGCTTAG
- a CDS encoding MFS transporter, with the protein MSPQPATKKPLKSLLAASSGNLVEWYDFYAYAFLAPYFAKEFTHTNDPTLALISAFLVFMLGFFMRPLGSLFFGKLGDKKGRKTSMVYSIILMALGSFMLALLPTKEIVGEWAFLFLLLARLLQGFSVGGEYGVVATYLSELGKNGKKGFYGSFQYVTLVGGQLLAIFSLFIVENIYTHEQISAFAWRYLFALGGILALLSLFLRNIMEETMDSKTTSKTTIKEETQRGSLKELLNHKKALIIVFGLTMGGSLCFYTFTVYLKIFLTNSSSFSPKESSFIMLLALSYFIFLQPLCGMLADKIKRTQMLMVFAITGLIVTPVVFYGIKHATSVYEALFYEILALSSMSFYTCIAGVIKAELFPEHVRALGVGLAYAIANALFGGSASYVALEFKQHGFEVGFVGYVMLSIVIFMVMVIIFPKKTYLE; encoded by the coding sequence ATGAGCCCCCAACCCGCCACCAAAAAACCCTTAAAATCCCTTTTAGCCGCTAGTTCAGGTAATTTAGTGGAATGGTATGACTTTTACGCTTACGCGTTCTTAGCGCCTTATTTCGCTAAGGAATTTACCCACACGAACGACCCCACTCTAGCACTCATCTCAGCTTTTTTGGTTTTTATGCTAGGGTTTTTCATGCGCCCTTTGGGGAGTTTGTTTTTTGGTAAATTGGGGGATAAAAAGGGGCGTAAAACTTCTATGGTGTATTCCATTATCCTTATGGCACTAGGCTCTTTCATGCTCGCATTGCTCCCCACTAAAGAAATCGTAGGGGAATGGGCGTTCTTGTTTTTATTATTAGCCAGGCTTTTACAAGGCTTTAGCGTGGGAGGAGAATACGGCGTGGTCGCTACTTACCTCTCTGAATTAGGCAAGAATGGTAAAAAAGGTTTTTACGGCTCTTTTCAATATGTAACTTTAGTTGGAGGGCAGCTCTTAGCGATTTTTTCACTCTTTATCGTTGAAAATATTTACACGCATGAGCAAATCAGCGCGTTTGCTTGGCGTTATTTATTCGCTTTAGGGGGCATATTAGCCCTACTCTCGCTCTTTTTAAGAAATATCATGGAAGAAACCATGGATAGCAAAACAACTTCCAAAACCACTATTAAAGAAGAAACCCAAAGAGGCAGTTTAAAGGAATTGCTCAACCATAAAAAAGCCTTAATAATAGTCTTTGGGCTAACTATGGGAGGGAGTTTGTGTTTTTATACTTTTACGGTGTATTTAAAAATCTTTTTAACCAACAGCTCATCATTCAGCCCTAAAGAAAGCAGTTTCATCATGCTTTTAGCGCTCTCTTATTTCATCTTCTTACAGCCCTTATGTGGGATGCTGGCTGACAAAATCAAACGCACCCAAATGCTGATGGTTTTTGCTATCACAGGGCTTATTGTAACGCCTGTTGTCTTTTATGGTATCAAGCATGCCACTAGCGTGTATGAAGCCCTATTTTATGAAATACTCGCATTGAGCAGCATGAGTTTTTACACTTGCATTGCTGGGGTCATTAAAGCGGAATTATTCCCTGAACATGTGCGAGCGCTTGGCGTGGGTTTGGCCTATGCGATCGCCAATGCGCTTTTTGGAGGGAGCGCGAGTTATGTAGCGTTAGAGTTCAAACAGCATGGTTTTGAAGTGGGGTTTGTGGGCTATGTCATGTTGAGTATTGTTATCTTTATGGTTATGGTTATCATATTCCCTAAAAAAACCTATTTGGAATGA
- a CDS encoding RNA-guided endonuclease InsQ/TnpB family protein has protein sequence MLITYKQKLYKNDKNRRIDTLLRRYGVFYNHCIALHKRYYRLFKKYLKLNDLQKHTTKLKKTHRYAFLKTLGSQALQDLTERIDKAFKKFFKKQAKLPRFKKVANYKSFTFKSQVDKKTGLNKGVGFEIKDNVVSFNGYSYKFIKTYALIGKVKTLTIKRDNMGDYFLCLVCELENNPNKQTACDKSVGFDFGLRTFLTGSDNTKIESPLFFSKYLPLIRACNRSLSKKKRGSHNRLKARLRLARLHRKIKNLRTDFFYKLANSLAKQYSHIFIEDLNMKSMQKLWGRKVSDLAFSEFVKILENNAHVVKIDRFYPSSKTCSNCLSVDENFNKDIKKLGKTDKEREYHCKYCGLELDRDLNASINIHRVGASTLGVEAVRHA, from the coding sequence ATGTTGATAACCTACAAACAAAAGCTCTATAAGAACGATAAGAATAGGCGTATAGACACACTATTAAGGCGTTATGGCGTGTTTTATAACCATTGCATTGCCTTGCACAAACGCTATTATAGACTTTTCAAAAAGTATTTAAAGCTTAACGATTTGCAAAAACACACCACCAAATTGAAAAAGACCCATCGTTATGCTTTTTTAAAAACACTAGGCTCACAAGCCCTGCAAGATTTAACTGAAAGGATAGATAAAGCGTTTAAAAAATTCTTTAAGAAACAAGCCAAATTGCCACGATTTAAAAAAGTAGCCAACTACAAATCTTTCACTTTCAAAAGCCAAGTTGATAAAAAGACAGGGTTGAATAAGGGAGTGGGGTTTGAGATAAAAGACAATGTTGTTTCTTTTAATGGTTATAGCTATAAGTTCATTAAAACTTATGCTTTGATAGGGAAAGTAAAAACTCTAACCATTAAAAGAGATAATATGGGCGATTATTTCTTGTGTCTAGTCTGTGAATTAGAAAATAACCCTAACAAGCAAACCGCATGCGATAAAAGCGTGGGCTTTGACTTTGGGTTAAGGACTTTTTTAACCGGATCTGACAATACTAAGATAGAATCGCCTTTATTTTTCTCTAAATATTTGCCTTTGATTCGTGCTTGCAACCGCTCTCTATCCAAAAAGAAAAGAGGTAGCCATAACCGCCTAAAAGCTAGACTAAGACTTGCTAGATTGCATAGAAAAATCAAAAACCTAAGAACGGACTTTTTCTACAAACTCGCCAATAGTCTAGCCAAACAATACAGCCATATTTTCATTGAAGACTTGAACATGAAATCTATGCAAAAACTTTGGGGCAGAAAAGTGAGCGATCTAGCTTTTAGCGAGTTTGTGAAAATCCTTGAAAACAATGCTCATGTCGTTAAGATTGATAGATTTTATCCTAGCTCTAAGACTTGTTCTAATTGCTTATCTGTTGATGAAAACTTTAATAAAGACATTAAAAAATTAGGCAAAACAGATAAAGAAAGAGAATACCACTGCAAATATTGTGGATTGGAACTAGACAGGGATTTAAATGCGTCTATTAATATTCATAGAGTGGGGGCATCCACTCTTGGAGTAGAGGCTGTAAGACATGCCTAG
- a CDS encoding DNA translocase FtsK → MKSKKLYLALIIGVLLAFLTLSSWLGNSGLVGRFGVWFAALNKKYFGYLSFINLPYLAWVLFLLYKTKNPFTEIVLEKTLGHLLGILSLLFLQSSLLNQGEIGNSTRLFLHPFIGDFGLYALITLMVVISYLILFKLPPKSVFYPYINKTQSLLKEIYQQCLQAFIPNFSLKKEGFENTPPDIQKKETNNDKEKENLKENPIDENHKTPNEEPFLAIPTPYNTTLNDSEPQEGLVQISSHPPTHYTIYPKKNRFDDLSNPTNPTLKETKQETKEREPTPKQETLTPTTPKSIMPAPVPNTENDNKTENHKAPNHPIKEDDLQESPQENPQKENQKENQKENIEENIEEKENLKEEKEAQNAPNFSIITPTSAKKPIMVKELSENKEILDGLDYGEVQKPKDYELPTTQLLNAVCLKDTSLDENEIDQKIQDLLSKLRTFKIDGDIIRTYSGPIVTTFEFRPAPSVKVSRILGLSDDLAMTLCAESIRIQAPIKGKDVVGIEIPNSQSQIIYLREILESELFQKSSSPLTLALGKDIVGNPFITDLKKLPHLLIAGTTGSGKSVGVNAMILSLLYKNPPDQLKLVMIDPKMVEFSIYADIPHLLTPIITDPKKAIGALQSVAKEMERRYSLMSEYKVKTIDSYNEQAENNGVEAFPYLIVVIDELADLMMTGGKEAEFPIARIAQMGRASGLHLIVATQRPSVDVVTGLIKTNLPSRVSFRVGTKIDSKVILDTDGAQSLLGRGDMLFTPPGTNGLVRLHAPFATEDEIKKIVDFIKAQKEVEYDKDFLLEESRMPLDTPNYQGDDILERAKAVILEKKITSTSFLQRQLKIGYNQAATITDELEAQGFLSPRNAKGNREILQNF, encoded by the coding sequence ATGAAATCTAAAAAACTTTATTTAGCTTTAATCATAGGGGTTTTATTAGCGTTTTTAACCCTATCTTCATGGCTGGGTAATAGCGGTTTAGTGGGGCGTTTTGGGGTGTGGTTTGCCGCACTCAATAAAAAATATTTTGGGTATCTTTCATTCATTAATTTACCCTATTTAGCGTGGGTTTTATTCCTTTTATACAAGACTAAAAACCCTTTTACAGAAATCGTTTTAGAAAAAACTTTAGGGCATCTATTAGGCATTTTATCTTTGCTCTTTTTACAATCTAGCCTATTGAATCAAGGGGAAATCGGCAACAGCACGCGTTTGTTTTTACACCCTTTTATAGGGGACTTTGGGCTTTATGCACTGATAACGCTTATGGTAGTTATTTCTTATTTGATTTTATTCAAACTGCCCCCTAAAAGCGTTTTTTATCCTTATATAAACAAAACACAAAGCCTTTTAAAAGAGATTTATCAACAATGCTTACAAGCCTTTATCCCTAATTTTAGCCTGAAAAAAGAGGGTTTTGAAAACACCCCACCAGATATTCAAAAAAAAGAAACCAACAACGACAAAGAAAAAGAAAACCTCAAAGAAAACCCCATTGATGAAAACCACAAAACCCCTAACGAAGAACCGTTTTTAGCGATCCCTACCCCCTATAACACGACTTTAAACGATTCAGAGCCACAAGAAGGCTTGGTTCAAATTTCCTCCCACCCCCCTACCCATTACACCATTTACCCTAAAAAAAACCGATTTGATGACTTATCAAACCCCACTAACCCCACTTTAAAAGAAACTAAACAAGAAACTAAAGAAAGAGAACCCACGCCTAAACAAGAAACTCTTACGCCCACCACGCCCAAATCTATCATGCCCGCACCTGTGCCCAACACAGAAAATGACAACAAAACAGAAAACCACAAAGCCCCAAACCACCCCATAAAAGAAGATGATTTACAAGAAAGCCCACAGGAAAACCCACAAAAAGAAAATCAAAAAGAAAATCAAAAAGAAAATATAGAAGAAAATATAGAAGAAAAAGAAAATCTTAAAGAAGAAAAAGAGGCACAAAACGCTCCAAACTTTAGTATAATAACCCCCACAAGTGCTAAAAAACCCATTATGGTTAAAGAATTGAGCGAAAATAAAGAGATATTAGACGGATTGGATTATGGCGAAGTGCAAAAACCCAAAGATTATGAGCTTCCCACCACGCAATTATTGAATGCGGTTTGTTTGAAGGACACTTCTTTAGACGAAAACGAGATTGACCAAAAAATCCAGGATCTATTGAGCAAGCTGCGCACCTTTAAAATTGATGGCGATATTATCCGCACTTATTCAGGCCCTATTGTAACCACTTTTGAATTCCGCCCAGCCCCTAGCGTTAAGGTGAGCCGTATTTTAGGCTTGAGCGATGATTTAGCGATGACTTTATGCGCTGAATCCATCCGCATTCAAGCCCCTATTAAGGGTAAAGATGTCGTTGGCATTGAAATCCCTAACAGCCAAAGCCAAATTATTTATTTAAGAGAAATTTTAGAGAGCGAATTGTTTCAAAAATCCAGCTCGCCCTTAACTCTAGCTTTAGGCAAAGACATTGTGGGTAACCCTTTCATCACGGATTTAAAAAAGCTCCCCCATTTGCTCATCGCCGGCACAACAGGAAGCGGTAAGAGCGTGGGCGTGAATGCGATGATTTTATCCTTACTTTATAAAAACCCCCCCGATCAGCTCAAATTAGTGATGATCGATCCCAAAATGGTAGAATTTAGCATTTATGCGGACATCCCTCATTTACTCACGCCCATTATCACCGACCCTAAAAAAGCTATCGGGGCTTTGCAAAGCGTGGCTAAAGAAATGGAACGCCGATATTCTTTAATGAGCGAATACAAGGTTAAAACCATTGATTCTTATAATGAGCAGGCGGAAAATAACGGCGTTGAAGCGTTCCCCTATTTGATTGTGGTGATTGATGAATTAGCGGATTTAATGATGACAGGGGGCAAGGAAGCGGAGTTTCCTATCGCTAGAATCGCTCAAATGGGGCGTGCGAGCGGTTTGCACCTCATTGTAGCGACCCAACGCCCAAGCGTGGATGTCGTAACCGGCTTGATTAAAACCAATTTGCCTTCAAGGGTGAGTTTTAGGGTAGGCACTAAAATTGATTCTAAAGTGATTTTAGACACCGATGGGGCGCAAAGCTTGTTAGGAAGGGGCGATATGCTCTTTACCCCCCCAGGAACAAACGGGTTAGTGCGCTTGCATGCCCCCTTTGCCACTGAAGATGAGATCAAAAAAATCGTGGATTTTATTAAAGCCCAAAAAGAAGTGGAATATGATAAAGATTTCTTGCTAGAAGAATCGCGCATGCCTTTAGACACCCCTAACTATCAAGGCGATGACATTCTAGAAAGGGCTAAAGCGGTGATCTTAGAAAAAAAGATCACTTCTACGAGTTTTTTACAACGCCAATTAAAAATCGGCTACAACCAAGCCGCCACCATTACGGACGAATTAGAAGCTCAAGGCTTTCTATCCCCAAGAAACGCCAAAGGCAACAGAGAGATTTTGCAAAATTTTTAG